Proteins encoded in a region of the Oncorhynchus clarkii lewisi isolate Uvic-CL-2024 chromosome 18, UVic_Ocla_1.0, whole genome shotgun sequence genome:
- the LOC139372793 gene encoding brain and acute leukemia cytoplasmic protein, with translation MGCGGSRSDTIIEPRYHESWTRETESTWLTNTDAEAALSTINSKKCRDCGKYSGFKAEKYAGKGLEGIQKEKRMMVTTGTQCGKQTLTSSGPNHWRSCHDIGLTQTKKESRRRASKEVPAPSKAVQSVSGSGDTVPLSQAGDER, from the exons ATGGGTTGTGGAGGAAGCCGGTCCGACACAATAATCGAACCGAGGTATCATGAAAGCTGGACCCGAGAAACCGAGTCGACATGGCTCACCAATACAGACGCCGAGGCTGCTCTTTCTACTATCAACAGTAAGAAGTGTCGTGATTGTGGAAAATATTCTGGATTTAAAGCTGAAAAATACGCAG GTAAAGGGCTGGAGGGTATTcagaaggagaagaggatgatGGTGACCACAGGGACCCAGTGTGGGAAGCAGACCCTCACCAGCTCTGGACCCAACCACTGGCGGTCCTGCCACGATATAGGCCTCACT CAAACAAAAAAGGAGTCCAGAAGGAGAGCATCTAAGGAGGTGCCTGCTCCGTCTAAAGCGGTCCAGTCTGTCAGTGGCAGTGGGGACACCGTCCCACTCAGTCAGGCCGGTGATGAAAGGTGA